The DNA sequence TTATTTGAGTAACAGTTCCTAGAACGCTATCAATTCAGCACTAAGAAACTTTTCCTTAGAGCTTTCAGCTGGTTGGGAGGCTTTCCTTAGAGTTTTAGTAAGGGGTACGGGTCATAGAATTACTGCGGAAGACAAAACGGACAAGGAATTCAGAATACAGCAAATGAAAAAAGGCAGATTTCAAGATATTCTGCCTTGACATCACCTAATTGTGGATTGCTTTTTTTCCTAGTGCAGTATGTAATCATTGTGAATAAGTTTCTTTAGATTAATCATCAGTATATTTTGAAAAACCCTTAGTAACGGCAAGTATACATGCACATCCCCACCCTATGCAGATAATACTTTTTACCAACCTATGCAAATTTGACACTGTAATGATACAGAACCCGAAAGAAGAATAAAAATGTTTGTAAAGAAAGAAGCACAAAGCCAAGCTAAAGCTATAAATTCACCAACAAGCTACATGCAACTTATCCACAAACTCATCACTGCAAAAATATAACACTACAGAAGTACACAGAAACAAACAACAAACACAGGAAAAATGTAAATCCAAAGAAACAACAATTACGCCTCAGTCCCAAATAAGTTGGGGTCGGCTATACAAATCTTTCCGGACCACGTTACTCCATTTAAACTCACCTCATTCCATTATTATGCAAATACAAATAAAAGTACTACTTAGAAGTTCTGTATATTTTCTAAATAAATTCaaacaaattaaaagtttacataATTATGTTGAAGCACATAATCAAACTAAAGCTACAAATTCCACAAGCTAAATACACTTATCCATGCACTCTTCTATGCAACATTATAACATTGCAAAAGGACACACAAACAAACAACCAATACAGAAAGGGTAAATCCAAACAAAtaacaactatgcctcaatcccaaacaagttggggtcggctATACGAATCCTCACTTAGCACGTTACTCCATTTAAACTCACCTCATTCCATTATTATACAAATACAAATAAAAAGTATTAGAAGTTATGTATATTTTCTAACCAAATCCAAACAAACTAAAATTACATAATTATGTTGAGAAGCAATGTTAAAACAAATTACCTCCAGCAATTCCTCTCAACTTAGGAAGTCTCCTGTAAAGTGGCATTTGACCTCCTTCAAAACCCTTTCTAACACCAGGTCCAGACCTTGATTTTTGACCTCTCATCCCAAAACCACAACTACCTCCCTGTCCAGCTGCATGCCCTCTTCCTTTTCTCTTCCTATTCTTTGTTGCCCCTGGTTGTGGGCCCAAGTTATTAAGCCTAAATCTAACACTCCCAGAATTTGCTGAATCAGCAGCAGAAACATCAAAGCTTGcaactttattgaaaataagaaATGGGGTTCTTGTTCTTGGGGTAGTTTTCTGGTTACTGagtttaattgaaggaaaaatatttgaacTTGACTTCAAGTTTCTTGAATTACCCTGAAAAAACATTGAGGGGGTATAAATGAGAATGTATAATTTTAatggaaaatagtaaaagaaagagATAAAAAAGACTGTACCATGAATGAGGAAGAAATGTGGGGGAGAATTGCAGTGGAGATGAGGGACGCCATTGTTGATAAGGAGGACTTGAAGATTGTGTTCACTGTCCAACAAAAAGAGTTGGATTTTAACGGATAGGGGTGGCTATAGGAAGGTCTATTTTCTTATATTTGTAAATTTA is a window from the Nicotiana tomentosiformis chromosome 10, ASM39032v3, whole genome shotgun sequence genome containing:
- the LOC104102154 gene encoding large ribosomal subunit protein uL15c; protein product: MASLISTAILPHISSSFMGNSRNLKSSSNIFPSIKLSNQKTTPRTRTPFLIFNKVASFDVSAADSANSGSVRFRLNNLGPQPGATKNRKRKGRGHAAGQGGSCGFGMRGQKSRSGPGVRKGFEGGQMPLYRRLPKLRGIAGGMSAGLPKYVPVNLKDIEEAGFQEGEEVSLESLKQKGLINPSGRERRLPLKILGDGELSVKLNFKARAFSTSAKEKLEAAGCSLTVLPGRKKWVKPSVAKNLARAEEYFAKKRAAAASEAADPSSA